ATCCACAAGAGAGAAACATCAAACTTCCGACCATCGCGCGCAATCGGCCGGTCAAGCATTTTGGAAAGACTAATCATGAAAACATCCGTAACGGCTTGAATAAAATATTCAGACGGCCTGCTAATGGGCAAGAGGCCGTCTGAAAAAATGAATTAACGTTATTTTAAAGGTTTATTTCCAAACCAACAATTCAGAATCTTTAAAGATGCCGGATTCCGACGTTCTTTGCGCCCTCCCCTACCCTTTGATACCGGCAAAAGGCCGTCTGAAAACGCTTTTATGTTCTCAGACGGCCTTGTATAAATTTTTTCTTCAGAAAAATAGGCTACTTTTTATCCAATACAAACCCTAAGCCAACTGCGGTATTTCCACCCACGGCTGTATCTGTTCCAACTGCGCTGCAAGGCGGAGCAGCGTGTCTTCGCGTCCGTGAGCGGCGGCAAACTGAGTACCGACGGGCAGCCCGTTATGCCGGTAAAGCGGCACGCTCATGGCGGGGTTGCCGCTCATGTTCAGCGGCGACGTATAACCGACGTATTGCAGCGCGGCGGCGGCTTCTTTTTCTAAAAACGGGTTGTTTTTCAACAGAAAACCCAAGCGCAGCGTGCCGAACAGCAGGCGCATGGCTTTTTGTGCGGCGGGCGGCGGCATCATCTCGCCGATTTTCGGCGTAGTGCGCGGGCAGACAGGTGTCATCAACACGTCGTAGCGCGTGAAAAATGCTTTGGCGGCACGCTCCTGCGCCAGCATCACGTCGCGCGCCCAAGCCATTTCGCCCGCACTGATTTGCCGCCCCTGCACAATCATTGCCCACGTTGTCGGCTCAAGCAGGCGGTGCGGCAGTTTTTGCCCGGTTTCGTATTGATATTGGTAGAACAGTTTTGCCGTTTCGCCCATGACGATGATGCGGGCGGCTCGGTTGAGCTGTTCGGGCGGCGCGAAATCGGGCGTGGCTTCTTCCAATTCGTGTCCCGCGTCTTGCATCAGTTTCAAACTATGGGCAAACGCGGCTTCCGTGCCTTCGTCGTTGCCGCCGCCAAACCATGCCTGTTTCCAAAAAGCGATTTTCAGACGACCTGTTTCTAGTTTCAGGCTGTCTGCAAAACCGTTTTCGGGCGGCGGCGGGCAGGCATACAGGGCGCGGGCTTGGGTTTGGGCGGCGATGTCCAGCAAAACCGCGCTGTCGCGCACGCTGCGGGTCAACACATGGTCGCATACCAAACCCTGCCACGCCTCCGATGCGTTCGGCGCGTAACTGCTGCGGCCGCGCGTGGGTTTCAGCCCGAACACGCCGCAGTTGTGCGCGGGTACACGGATGGAACCGCCACCGTCGCTGCCGTGCGCTGCGGGTACGACTCCCGAAGCCACTGCTACCGCTGCGCCTCCGCTGCTGCCGCCCGCGGTGTAGTCCAAATTCCACGGATTGCGCGTGATGCCGTAAATTTCGGTTTCTGTAACGGGATACGCACCCCATTCGGGAGTAGTGGTTTTGCCGAACACGCGCAGCCCCACATCGAGATAGGCTTGGGTCAAATCGCTGTTTTGTTTGGCAATGTAATGCTGCATCATGCGCGAACCCGACCATGTAGGCGCGCCTTCCCAATCCGCCAGCAGGTCTTTGAGCAAAAACGGCACGCCCGCCAGCGGCGTATCGGCATTTTCAGACGGCCACTGCCACGCCGCCGCGCGTTCGCGCAAATCGTGCGCCAACAGATTGAGCTTGGGATTGACTTCGTCCAAGCGGTTTAAAGCAGCCTGCAACACTTCATCGGCGGACACTTCTTTTTTGCGGATCAGCTCTGCCAAACCGACGGCATCGTAACGGATGTAGTCTTGAAAATTCATTGGTTTTCCTTTCGGATTGATGAACACACGTTTTTTCGGTCAGGCATGGCTGCCCGCCGCCTCGCCGTTTGCCCGCATAGGCAATTTTTATAGTGGATTAAATTTAAACCAGTACGGCGTTGCCTCGCCTTGCCGTACTATCTGTACTGTCTGCGGCTTCGTCTCCTTGTCCTGATTTAAATTTAATCCACTATTTAATCCACTATAAGAAACAGTAGCACCGTATAAAGGAAAGGAACAAGTTTGCCGTTGCTGCAAAAAGGTCGTCTGAAACCGCCTTGACGTTTTCAGACGACCTTTGAGGCAATGACACACAAGGTTTACGGTAAAACCAACCCTCTTTTCATGTTTCAGACGACCTTACAAAGCCTTAAACGCTTCGATAAACACTTCCGAACGGTGCGCGTAGCCTTTAAACATATCGAAACTCGCGCAGGCGGGGCTGAGCAGCACGATATCGCCCGCTTCGGCTCGGGCGTATGCCGTCTGAACCGCTTCTTCCAAAGTGGCACAGTCGGTCATATTCAGACCGCAGCCGTCCAAATCGCGGCGGATTTGCGGCGCATCGACACCAATCAGGAACACGCCTTTTGCCTTATCCTTCAACGCGTCGCGCAGGGGCGTGAAGTCCTGCCCTTTGCCCATACCGCCTAAAATCACGAAGAGCGGATTTTGCAAACCGGCAATCGCAGCAGCGGTTGCGCCAACGTTCGTGCCTTTGCTGTCGTCGATGAACACCACGCCGTTTTTCTCGCCGATTTTTTCCACGCGGTGCGGCAGGCCTTGGAAGGTTTTGACGTGTTCGAGCAATGCTTCGCGCTGCAAACCGACAGCTTCGCACAAGGCAACGGCAGCCATGACGTTGGCGGCGTTGTGCAAGCCTTGTAACGGAA
This genomic interval from Neisseria flavescens contains the following:
- a CDS encoding amidase; this encodes MNFQDYIRYDAVGLAELIRKKEVSADEVLQAALNRLDEVNPKLNLLAHDLRERAAAWQWPSENADTPLAGVPFLLKDLLADWEGAPTWSGSRMMQHYIAKQNSDLTQAYLDVGLRVFGKTTTPEWGAYPVTETEIYGITRNPWNLDYTAGGSSGGAAVAVASGVVPAAHGSDGGGSIRVPAHNCGVFGLKPTRGRSSYAPNASEAWQGLVCDHVLTRSVRDSAVLLDIAAQTQARALYACPPPPENGFADSLKLETGRLKIAFWKQAWFGGGNDEGTEAAFAHSLKLMQDAGHELEEATPDFAPPEQLNRAARIIVMGETAKLFYQYQYETGQKLPHRLLEPTTWAMIVQGRQISAGEMAWARDVMLAQERAAKAFFTRYDVLMTPVCPRTTPKIGEMMPPPAAQKAMRLLFGTLRLGFLLKNNPFLEKEAAAALQYVGYTSPLNMSGNPAMSVPLYRHNGLPVGTQFAAAHGREDTLLRLAAQLEQIQPWVEIPQLA